The Lujinxingia litoralis genome has a window encoding:
- a CDS encoding sensor histidine kinase, producing the protein MSPGNVDAPGAVVPSGEAPARANQVWASLYEKLPQATLLFDADKGELLALNQAAKQLVGPQRTRGLLDAPANPVRQTLESLFERALKYPDLPAAPFALPPDERELYRAHFAPLPAFDALQSPWICQLYTFRGDQDQALQEVVTELSRLHHQRADLHALGIAVAERLRQALDTPALALLAAGEQGFVPRWHSGDPHLCQTLHDRLVDTTLPPGQIHHLRPGPEAPPDLCALRLGGPPAHGVLAWHAERLPQARPMTLSLIATALDLLLSTVYIRESHSEERMRLRAVLEHVPSAVLLFDTEGRVVMYNSRAQALIGHDRWERLGPGDHPFVVCDTDARPLPEAQWPLVRALRQGVGCTNEEYILDFGDVRRNVMLSVVPVVDEQGTPRLFLTSATDVTERSALERRKDEFLSVASHELRSPLTPLSGFVHLARQQAETSQSVDPEVLRRAEAQVMRLRRLVDALLDMSRIETGRLKLMRKPTLMTALLTRIAEPWLTGHESHRIRVHNAAEPIFAVVDPDRIEQVISNLIDNALKHGRAEGKVTVSLCTRGSHVIVSVRDQGEGMAKEDLEHIFERFYSGASSRSAKSMGLGLYITRQIVEEHGGTIEIDTSVGSPTEVRVLLPLGR; encoded by the coding sequence GTGAGCCCGGGCAACGTTGATGCACCAGGGGCCGTCGTTCCGTCGGGCGAAGCCCCCGCCCGGGCCAATCAGGTGTGGGCATCTCTCTACGAGAAGCTCCCCCAGGCGACGCTCCTCTTTGATGCCGACAAGGGAGAGCTCCTCGCGCTCAACCAGGCCGCGAAACAACTCGTTGGCCCTCAGCGCACCCGCGGGCTTCTGGACGCGCCGGCGAACCCGGTTCGTCAGACCCTGGAGTCGCTCTTTGAACGCGCCCTGAAGTACCCCGATCTTCCGGCAGCTCCCTTCGCGCTACCTCCGGATGAGCGTGAGCTCTACCGTGCACACTTTGCGCCCCTTCCAGCATTCGACGCGCTTCAATCTCCCTGGATTTGCCAGCTCTACACCTTCCGCGGGGATCAGGATCAGGCGCTCCAGGAAGTCGTCACCGAGTTGAGCCGCCTGCACCACCAACGCGCCGACCTCCACGCGCTGGGCATCGCGGTGGCCGAGCGCCTCCGCCAGGCGCTTGACACGCCGGCGCTGGCGCTGCTGGCCGCCGGCGAACAGGGCTTTGTGCCCCGCTGGCATAGCGGCGATCCGCACCTCTGCCAGACGCTGCACGATCGCCTGGTGGACACCACCCTGCCTCCGGGGCAGATCCATCATCTGCGCCCGGGCCCCGAGGCTCCCCCCGATCTCTGTGCCCTGCGCCTGGGCGGCCCCCCGGCCCATGGCGTGCTCGCCTGGCATGCCGAGCGCCTCCCGCAGGCCCGACCCATGACCCTCTCGTTGATCGCCACCGCCCTCGATCTTCTGCTGTCGACGGTCTACATCCGGGAGTCTCATAGCGAGGAGCGCATGCGCCTGCGGGCGGTGCTTGAGCACGTGCCCTCGGCCGTGCTCCTCTTCGACACCGAGGGCCGGGTTGTCATGTATAACTCCCGGGCCCAGGCCTTGATCGGACACGACCGCTGGGAGAGGCTCGGGCCGGGCGATCATCCCTTTGTCGTCTGTGATACCGACGCCCGCCCTCTGCCCGAAGCGCAGTGGCCCCTGGTCCGCGCGCTGCGCCAGGGGGTCGGCTGCACCAACGAGGAATACATCCTCGACTTCGGAGACGTCCGGCGCAACGTCATGCTCAGCGTGGTGCCGGTCGTCGACGAGCAGGGCACGCCCCGCCTCTTTCTGACCTCGGCGACCGATGTCACCGAACGCAGCGCGCTGGAACGGCGCAAAGACGAGTTCCTCTCGGTTGCCAGCCATGAGCTGCGCAGCCCGCTGACCCCGCTGTCCGGCTTCGTGCATCTGGCACGCCAGCAGGCCGAAACCTCTCAGAGCGTCGACCCGGAGGTGCTGCGCCGAGCCGAGGCTCAGGTCATGCGCCTGCGCCGACTCGTCGACGCGCTCCTGGACATGTCGCGTATTGAGACGGGCCGACTCAAACTGATGCGCAAGCCCACCTTAATGACCGCATTGCTCACTCGCATCGCCGAGCCCTGGCTCACCGGGCACGAGAGCCATCGCATCCGCGTTCACAACGCCGCAGAGCCGATCTTCGCCGTCGTGGACCCCGACCGCATCGAACAGGTGATCAGCAACCTGATCGATAACGCGCTTAAACACGGCCGCGCCGAGGGCAAGGTCACCGTCTCGCTCTGCACCCGCGGCTCCCATGTCATTGTGAGCGTGCGCGATCAGGGGGAAGGGATGGCCAAAGAAGATCTCGAACACATCTTCGAGCGCTTCTACTCGGGGGCCAGTTCGCGATCTGCCAAAAGCATGGGTCTGGGGCTCTACATCACCCGCCAGATCGTCGAAGAACATGGCGGCACCATCGAGATCGACACCTCTGTGGGCTCCCCGACCGAGGTACGAGTCCTGCTTCCCCTGGGACGCTAA
- a CDS encoding tetratricopeptide repeat protein gives MSQTLAGWRAYSSGDYREAFSHFGDAPTSPESIAGLALSVLALGQGTDALLLVEQSAQQFPSPEFQVLLGDLTGRTGDRSGAERILQRLIQNYPDQVLGLSLLGEQRIRQGRWDEGTQNFIDALATSDLRATLHVQRVIRDLVDAVAARRIPQEAALRFVNRIDYSVPKKVAELNRFFAAARRAINNHQRMEPVELPEPWSQNASEVAHQAEASPRAESPSPRPPDRDRPVRTAQHNLKSRASGPRPVPQETTDTTPAQKRARRTRRPQRPEPIIAANLTDMGRVMREERHANEALQENVPTAIPPAWPSELEEPIDTIPAVEIPRGSIFGGSDSIRTQAFKLTEGDIGVEITLERCMHNMLASIQSIGDVTVPFNLQALRQLELNLLDDIFARMPSLSALYRDETAVNDQRPLAVGKFLGDCIAQAFGGVWHYKQPPEASTMSVGQQKLDPLGVATSILAAEHFDEVGFAHLIRQAEAGVGTGTAMVARHFYVDPTPGLDGEALSMKLAELWAAYRFVLPVIQINEIADSLRVLSTHPAFIVMSLSREYISENFLTQVGPGALGSDQRVALAYVRQTGEFLLLSSARHFARLLEVSGFSLTEASLATVLPWLQRLFRPGWRLVENQEVAERARARIGHPQIGAPQLHSRGIRGTALQATFLDRAASWQLTLEHQIDALTPFTLSLEELV, from the coding sequence ATGTCGCAGACACTCGCCGGCTGGAGAGCCTACTCAAGCGGAGACTACCGCGAGGCCTTCTCACACTTCGGAGATGCTCCTACCTCGCCGGAGTCGATCGCCGGCCTGGCACTCTCGGTACTGGCGTTGGGCCAGGGCACTGACGCGCTGTTGTTGGTTGAGCAGAGCGCTCAACAGTTTCCCTCCCCCGAATTTCAAGTGCTGCTCGGCGATCTCACCGGACGTACCGGCGATCGCTCCGGGGCGGAGCGCATCCTCCAGCGCCTCATCCAGAACTACCCGGACCAGGTCCTGGGACTCAGCCTGCTCGGAGAGCAACGCATCCGTCAGGGGCGATGGGATGAAGGGACCCAGAACTTCATCGACGCTCTGGCCACCTCGGACCTGCGCGCCACCCTGCACGTGCAACGGGTGATTCGCGATCTGGTCGACGCCGTGGCCGCCCGCCGCATCCCTCAGGAGGCGGCGCTGCGCTTTGTGAATCGCATCGACTACAGCGTCCCCAAGAAAGTCGCAGAACTCAATCGCTTCTTCGCTGCCGCGCGCCGTGCCATCAACAACCATCAACGCATGGAGCCCGTGGAACTCCCTGAGCCCTGGAGCCAAAACGCCTCGGAGGTCGCTCACCAAGCGGAGGCTTCCCCGCGCGCCGAGAGCCCCTCGCCGCGTCCCCCCGACCGAGATCGCCCGGTCCGCACCGCTCAGCACAACCTCAAGTCCCGCGCATCAGGTCCCCGACCTGTCCCCCAGGAGACCACCGACACCACTCCGGCCCAGAAACGCGCCCGCCGTACCCGTCGTCCGCAGCGTCCCGAACCGATCATCGCCGCCAATCTCACCGACATGGGACGCGTGATGCGAGAAGAGCGCCACGCCAATGAAGCACTCCAGGAGAATGTCCCCACGGCGATCCCCCCGGCCTGGCCCTCGGAGCTCGAAGAGCCCATCGATACGATCCCCGCGGTCGAGATCCCCCGGGGCTCGATCTTCGGCGGCAGCGATTCCATTCGCACCCAGGCCTTCAAACTCACCGAGGGCGACATCGGGGTCGAGATCACCCTGGAGCGCTGCATGCACAACATGCTCGCCAGCATTCAAAGCATTGGTGACGTGACCGTACCCTTTAATCTCCAGGCCCTGCGCCAGCTAGAGCTCAACCTGCTCGACGATATCTTTGCCCGCATGCCCTCCTTAAGCGCGCTCTACCGCGATGAAACCGCGGTCAACGACCAGCGCCCCCTGGCCGTAGGTAAGTTTTTAGGCGACTGCATCGCCCAAGCCTTCGGCGGCGTGTGGCATTACAAGCAACCTCCCGAGGCCTCCACCATGAGCGTGGGGCAACAAAAGCTCGACCCTCTGGGCGTGGCCACGAGCATTCTGGCCGCCGAGCACTTCGATGAAGTCGGCTTCGCCCACCTGATCCGCCAGGCCGAGGCCGGCGTGGGCACCGGCACCGCCATGGTCGCCCGCCACTTCTACGTCGACCCCACCCCCGGACTTGATGGCGAGGCGCTGTCGATGAAACTCGCCGAACTCTGGGCGGCGTATCGCTTCGTCCTGCCGGTGATTCAGATCAACGAGATCGCGGACTCTCTCCGGGTGCTCTCCACCCACCCTGCGTTCATCGTGATGAGTCTGAGCCGCGAGTATATCTCCGAGAACTTCCTGACCCAGGTCGGCCCCGGGGCACTGGGTAGCGACCAACGCGTGGCGCTGGCCTACGTGCGCCAGACCGGCGAGTTTCTGCTCCTTTCCAGCGCCCGCCACTTCGCCCGCTTGCTGGAGGTTTCCGGTTTTTCGCTCACCGAAGCCAGCCTCGCCACAGTTCTCCCCTGGCTGCAACGCCTCTTCCGCCCCGGCTGGCGCCTGGTCGAGAACCAGGAAGTTGCCGAGCGCGCTCGTGCACGCATCGGACATCCCCAGATCGGCGCCCCCCAACTCCATTCCCGAGGCATCCGCGGCACCGCTCTACAGGCCACCTTTCTCGATCGAGCGGCCAGCTGGCAACTCACTCTGGAGCACCAGATCGACGCCCTCACCCCCTTTACCCTGTCCCTGGAAGAACTCGTCTGA
- a CDS encoding helix-turn-helix transcriptional regulator, whose amino-acid sequence MSARNTFAATRRSHTILGWLKNGQKVTINRVSDEFGVQYPQAREDLKLLEEIYGLETGRDGRTKYWQMPHISTQTAMIGTVAALELGGVALDLFKETPFGEFIDQMAHNQRMALAESQRERMERLASGLSLRRTWLPVERERMLEMIEALLEAIQNRRGVSFTYERSSDGEQKTYLAVPRRLIWYQGRLWLQATEHQKRKLFDVAGVLSMEQLNLERFVERLARERREELESFVYQGEPSAMITAAGGSGAVGDEGAALLEPTPARAVERARERAWQAMLRQQVEEEMAIGPAEDEEDYFKNAFGIYAYSGQAEQVQLVVRGSWATYLKRYRLHPSQQNEDTEEGLRVSFELAICPEFRSFVLGMLPEVEVLQPVALREALEDRVRQWLEG is encoded by the coding sequence ACCATCCTTGGTTGGCTTAAAAACGGTCAGAAAGTCACCATCAATCGGGTCAGCGATGAATTTGGAGTGCAGTATCCGCAGGCGCGCGAGGATCTGAAGCTTCTCGAAGAGATCTACGGGCTGGAGACCGGTCGCGATGGCCGCACCAAGTACTGGCAGATGCCCCATATCTCGACTCAGACGGCGATGATCGGGACGGTGGCGGCGCTGGAGCTCGGCGGGGTGGCGCTGGATCTTTTTAAAGAGACGCCTTTTGGTGAGTTCATCGATCAGATGGCGCACAACCAACGCATGGCGCTGGCCGAGAGCCAGCGGGAGCGGATGGAGCGTCTCGCAAGCGGGTTGAGCCTGCGCAGAACGTGGCTCCCGGTGGAACGCGAGCGGATGCTCGAGATGATCGAGGCGCTGCTGGAGGCGATTCAGAATCGCCGGGGCGTGAGCTTTACGTATGAGCGCTCCTCGGATGGCGAGCAAAAGACCTACCTGGCGGTGCCCCGGCGACTGATCTGGTATCAGGGCCGGTTATGGTTGCAGGCCACCGAACACCAGAAGCGCAAGCTCTTCGATGTGGCCGGCGTCTTGAGCATGGAGCAGCTCAATCTGGAGCGTTTTGTGGAGCGCCTGGCCCGGGAGCGGCGCGAGGAGTTGGAGAGCTTTGTCTACCAGGGAGAGCCCTCGGCGATGATCACCGCCGCGGGCGGCAGCGGTGCGGTGGGCGATGAAGGCGCAGCGCTCCTCGAGCCGACTCCTGCCCGCGCTGTGGAGCGGGCTCGGGAGCGAGCCTGGCAGGCGATGCTTCGTCAGCAGGTTGAAGAAGAGATGGCGATCGGTCCGGCCGAGGACGAAGAGGACTACTTCAAAAACGCGTTTGGGATCTATGCCTACAGTGGCCAGGCGGAGCAGGTGCAGCTTGTGGTGCGTGGCAGCTGGGCGACTTACCTCAAGCGCTACCGGCTGCACCCCTCCCAGCAAAACGAAGACACCGAAGAAGGGCTTCGGGTGAGTTTTGAACTGGCGATCTGTCCGGAGTTTCGCTCGTTTGTGCTCGGAATGCTTCCGGAGGTGGAGGTGCTCCAGCCGGTGGCATTGCGCGAAGCCCTCGAAGACCGGGTACGTCAGTGGCTGGAGGGCTAG